The Zestosphaera sp. genome includes a window with the following:
- a CDS encoding flippase: MVRTSRDTLVVFAGNFLSTLFLALSAIVVARILLPENYGVYSVSLTASNVLLLLTDFGVDSALVKYVSKFKAVGRDDRVSEVVHRGLLLKLSIATTVSLVNYLFAGQLSAALTGRPELSEYVRLTAFLTFAITILNTSLAAFSALGRMKSRSFITVLQSLIKLCLSPLLVVIGLGVSGAIIGHVISYVLACVAGVVMLFRYVGPAGRRERIVGALDLIKFGLPLYMSGLFTASLQRIQYVMLARVATNVELGNVQAANQFISLIGLTVTPFSITLFPAFSRLEARGGLSGIKSFFNKILKYMVIFTVHITLMISVFSTDVVRLIYGRSYTTAPYYLTLISLGYLYSPFSTSLSAMLSGLGRTKDLMYSSLLQFLVMLPASYVLIEILGPTGYVTALSVSGIPTLLYLLCTTSKLGVQADWRSVFNIYISSLCSVLLAALLYAPINNYIVRFFAETLTSLTLFMLLLAFTGGYTRDDNKFLSESFTPIPFIGKVIAALLYVEDRFLSLREKRFKERK; encoded by the coding sequence TTGGTCAGGACGTCTCGGGATACTCTGGTAGTGTTTGCCGGCAACTTCCTCTCAACGCTGTTCTTAGCTCTCTCAGCTATAGTCGTGGCGAGGATACTGCTACCTGAGAACTACGGCGTGTACTCAGTCTCCCTGACGGCCTCTAACGTGTTGCTCCTACTTACAGACTTCGGCGTCGACTCAGCGTTGGTCAAGTACGTGTCTAAGTTCAAGGCTGTTGGGAGGGATGATAGAGTGAGTGAAGTTGTGCACAGGGGCTTACTACTTAAGCTATCGATAGCGACCACCGTCTCACTTGTTAACTACCTGTTCGCCGGTCAGCTGTCTGCTGCTCTGACGGGGAGACCTGAGCTGAGCGAATACGTTAGATTGACGGCCTTTCTTACTTTCGCTATAACCATCCTCAATACCTCCCTCGCGGCGTTCAGCGCGTTAGGAAGGATGAAGTCAAGGTCCTTCATCACTGTCCTGCAGTCCCTCATCAAGTTGTGCTTAAGCCCTCTGCTTGTCGTCATCGGCTTAGGCGTTTCAGGCGCTATAATTGGGCACGTTATCAGCTACGTGTTAGCCTGCGTTGCAGGGGTTGTTATGTTATTCAGGTATGTGGGACCGGCAGGACGCCGTGAAAGGATTGTGGGGGCTCTTGACCTGATCAAGTTCGGCCTACCCCTTTATATGTCAGGTCTGTTTACAGCGTCGTTGCAGAGGATTCAGTACGTCATGCTTGCCAGGGTTGCCACGAACGTTGAACTAGGTAACGTCCAAGCCGCTAATCAATTCATCTCCCTAATAGGGCTTACGGTAACCCCGTTCTCGATAACGCTATTCCCTGCCTTCTCAAGGCTGGAGGCCAGGGGCGGCTTAAGCGGGATTAAAAGCTTCTTCAATAAAATACTGAAGTACATGGTCATATTCACAGTCCACATCACCCTAATGATCAGCGTCTTCTCAACCGATGTGGTGAGGCTCATCTACGGTAGGTCCTACACAACAGCGCCGTACTACCTAACCCTAATATCTCTAGGGTACCTGTACTCACCGTTCTCAACCTCTCTGAGCGCCATGCTGAGCGGTCTTGGAAGAACTAAGGACTTGATGTACTCGTCCCTCCTCCAGTTCCTCGTAATGCTCCCAGCGAGTTACGTCCTCATAGAGATTCTTGGCCCTACAGGCTACGTCACAGCCCTGTCGGTCTCCGGCATCCCGACGCTCCTCTACCTCCTCTGCACCACCAGTAAGTTAGGTGTTCAGGCTGACTGGAGGTCGGTCTTTAACATATACATCTCCTCCTTATGTTCAGTTCTGCTGGCGGCCCTGCTTTACGCACCGATTAACAACTACATCGTAAGGTTCTTCGCCGAGACGCTCACCTCCCTAACTCTCTTCATGCTACTACTAGCGTTTACTGGAGGCTACACTCGAGACGATAACAAGTTCCTGAGCGAGTCCTTCACGCCAATACCCTTTATAGGTAAGGTCATAGCAGCGCTTCTGTATGTGGAGGATAGGTTCCTCAGTCTGAGGGAGAAACGCTTTAAAGAGAGAAAGTGA
- a CDS encoding BMP family ABC transporter substrate-binding protein encodes MHCCSKGISKTFALVIIVLLIVIGASIWLLIPQLTPTPTTTPTTPKPTTPTTPATTPPKLTKICIVYDVGGRGDLSFNDMAYLGGDRAAKEFGLVLTELQSRSEADYLPNLRTLARAGDCLLIVGVGFLLTNAVSQVSSEYPNQLFAIIDGVVENRSNVLSVLFKEHEGSAVVGALAAMLAAHYNRTTVGVVLGMEIPVLYKFEAGYYWGIRYGEQIYKQKTGKDVNVKILYTYTGSFNDPGKGKTATDAMLGEGAVVVYNVAGATGLGIFEAVAEAGSRAGRTTGPPFAIGVDADQDYIKPGFIIASMMKRVDVGVYTAAKKALNYLVHKNVTKYGGILELGIAEGGIAMSRVEDLETFLTLGIQAGTVKAEDKDKILNAVNSMRNSVPSWIWEEAYKLQETLKTNKSLATRGVKFSDIESKIPFTAESIAEVRKALGVT; translated from the coding sequence GTGCATTGCTGTTCGAAAGGCATTTCCAAGACTTTTGCTCTAGTGATTATCGTCCTGTTGATTGTAATAGGAGCGAGCATATGGCTACTGATACCCCAGCTAACGCCTACTCCTACTACAACACCGACCACGCCTAAACCGACGACGCCCACAACGCCTGCGACGACGCCCCCGAAGCTCACGAAGATATGCATAGTGTATGATGTCGGCGGGAGGGGGGATCTCAGCTTCAACGACATGGCATACCTAGGCGGTGATAGAGCTGCCAAGGAGTTCGGCTTAGTGCTCACAGAATTGCAGAGCAGGTCTGAAGCGGACTATCTACCCAACCTAAGGACCCTGGCACGCGCAGGGGACTGCCTACTCATTGTAGGCGTAGGCTTCCTGCTGACGAATGCCGTGAGTCAGGTGTCTTCAGAGTATCCTAACCAGCTCTTCGCTATAATCGACGGCGTCGTGGAGAACCGAAGTAATGTGTTGAGCGTCCTCTTCAAGGAACATGAGGGAAGCGCTGTAGTGGGTGCGTTGGCCGCGATGCTCGCAGCACATTACAATAGAACCACGGTCGGCGTCGTGCTGGGTATGGAGATCCCGGTTCTCTACAAGTTCGAGGCCGGCTACTACTGGGGTATAAGATACGGCGAGCAGATATACAAACAGAAGACAGGCAAGGACGTTAATGTGAAGATTCTGTACACTTACACAGGCTCCTTCAACGACCCTGGAAAGGGCAAGACTGCTACCGATGCCATGCTTGGAGAGGGTGCTGTGGTCGTGTATAACGTGGCCGGCGCTACTGGGTTAGGGATTTTTGAGGCAGTGGCTGAGGCTGGCTCCAGGGCCGGGAGGACTACGGGGCCGCCCTTCGCCATAGGGGTTGACGCTGACCAAGACTATATAAAGCCAGGCTTCATAATAGCGTCGATGATGAAGAGGGTTGACGTAGGTGTCTACACAGCCGCTAAGAAAGCCCTGAACTACCTGGTGCACAAGAACGTGACAAAGTATGGCGGGATTCTAGAGTTAGGCATTGCTGAAGGCGGTATAGCCATGAGCCGTGTGGAGGATTTGGAGACGTTCTTAACGTTAGGTATCCAGGCAGGGACCGTCAAGGCCGAGGACAAGGACAAGATCCTAAACGCTGTCAACTCCATGAGGAACTCAGTACCATCATGGATTTGGGAGGAGGCATACAAGTTGCAGGAGACACTTAAGACGAACAAATCACTGGCTACGAGGGGGGTCAAATTCTCGGACATAGAATCTAAGATACCGTTCACGGCGGAGTCTATAGCTGAGGTCAGAAAAGCTCTAGGCGTGACTTAA
- a CDS encoding ABC transporter ATP-binding protein produces MKSITKIYPDGTVALRGVDFSVRRGEIHGLLGENGAGKTTLMKILAGILKPTSGSIYVKGRKVRFSAAADALKLGVGMVHQNLSLVPSFTAYENIVLGLPSERLSNAGEKIDGLMAMSGLKIPLNVPVEELSFGVRQKVEILKMLYRDVEVLILDEPTTNLTLTEIKELFSMVSRLKEKGRSVVFITHKLREVLEIADRITVLRRGRVVGEVLRKDASLNLLARLMVGREVVPALSKPPVTVGKDLLVVRDLWIRSDLGTWAVKGVSFSVREGEVFGIAGVEGNGQKELVEGLTGLRRVEKGEVIFDGRRVENLTPSKLYSMGVAHIPEDRAAAGLIMDFTVSENSVLGIHRSRGFLGPLGTILWGNVVKHASGLIERFSIVVPSVSSPVKFLSGGNQQKLVVAREISKEPSLIVAAQPTRGLDISATEYIRSLLLRLRGEGKAVLLISSDLEEVLQLSDRVAVMYEGTFIGVKHVSELTEEKLGLMLGGVNV; encoded by the coding sequence ATGAAGAGCATAACGAAGATATACCCGGACGGCACCGTCGCCTTGAGGGGAGTTGATTTCTCAGTAAGACGTGGTGAGATTCATGGCCTCTTAGGTGAAAACGGTGCAGGGAAGACCACATTAATGAAGATTCTGGCCGGGATCCTTAAACCCACCTCAGGCTCCATATACGTTAAGGGAAGGAAGGTCAGGTTCTCGGCCGCTGCTGATGCACTCAAACTTGGTGTCGGCATGGTTCATCAGAATCTTTCGCTAGTTCCCTCCTTCACCGCGTATGAAAACATCGTCTTGGGACTGCCGAGTGAGCGACTTTCAAATGCGGGGGAGAAAATTGATGGTCTTATGGCCATGAGTGGTTTGAAAATCCCCCTCAACGTTCCCGTGGAGGAGCTGTCCTTCGGCGTCAGGCAGAAAGTGGAGATTCTTAAGATGCTCTATAGGGATGTTGAAGTTTTAATTCTCGACGAGCCCACGACTAACCTCACCTTAACGGAGATTAAGGAGCTGTTCAGCATGGTAAGCAGGCTCAAGGAAAAAGGGCGATCCGTAGTCTTCATAACCCATAAGTTGCGTGAGGTCCTCGAGATTGCGGACAGAATCACGGTCTTGAGGAGGGGTAGGGTAGTAGGTGAGGTCCTTCGTAAAGATGCCAGCTTAAACCTCCTAGCACGCTTGATGGTGGGGAGGGAGGTCGTTCCCGCGCTCTCTAAACCTCCCGTCACTGTAGGTAAGGATCTACTCGTCGTTAGGGATTTATGGATTCGCAGTGACTTAGGCACTTGGGCTGTTAAGGGGGTCTCCTTCAGCGTCAGGGAGGGCGAGGTCTTCGGGATCGCCGGTGTTGAGGGGAACGGTCAGAAGGAGCTTGTGGAGGGTTTAACAGGTCTGAGGAGGGTGGAGAAGGGCGAGGTCATATTTGATGGACGCAGAGTCGAAAACCTGACTCCGTCAAAACTGTACAGCATGGGTGTTGCCCACATTCCTGAGGACAGAGCCGCGGCGGGGTTGATCATGGACTTCACGGTGAGTGAGAACAGCGTTCTAGGAATACATCGTTCTAGAGGCTTTCTAGGACCGTTGGGCACCATCCTATGGGGTAATGTAGTCAAGCACGCTTCCGGGTTGATAGAGAGGTTCAGCATAGTCGTGCCAAGCGTTTCCTCACCGGTCAAGTTCCTTAGCGGCGGCAATCAGCAGAAGTTGGTGGTTGCTCGTGAAATCTCTAAAGAACCGTCGTTGATAGTGGCAGCGCAGCCAACGAGAGGTCTCGACATTTCAGCTACCGAATATATAAGGTCCCTCCTTCTGCGGTTGAGGGGGGAGGGTAAGGCGGTCCTCCTAATATCCTCAGACCTTGAGGAGGTGCTTCAGCTGAGCGACAGGGTCGCGGTTATGTATGAGGGTACTTTCATAGGGGTAAAGCACGTCAGTGAGTTGACTGAGGAGAAGCTCGGCCTAATGTTAGGGGGTGTTAATGTTTGA
- a CDS encoding ABC transporter permease, whose product MRREFIKEVCVKAGNVFVAMVVGLTIGGLIMQAYGYDALHAYYSLFTHAFGNPLVDAYPLSTTLSYATPLIFTGLAFAVSVRSGLFNIGVESSVYLGALGLVMTSGMLKVDSPLVLIVGVLTSLGLSVSFSLIAAFLKVYRGVHEVITTIMINWIAFWLVEYVRVNVFPDPKDASKTVAVPVSARIPLLFTGTELSASLIIAITAALITYFILWYTVLGYELRAVGTSLAAAKYAGMKTSQLMIISFVFSAVLGSLAGIGEVAGRPPHYSITTGLSNIAGLGFDGIAVSLIGLNHPVAIILASMLVGALNAGVRGMQIEARVPFELVRLVQGVIVISLAMPGVINIIRKYVGIRRRGKEVLS is encoded by the coding sequence TTGAGGAGGGAGTTTATTAAGGAGGTATGTGTTAAGGCAGGTAATGTGTTTGTAGCGATGGTTGTCGGCCTTACCATAGGAGGTCTCATCATGCAGGCCTACGGGTACGATGCGTTGCACGCTTACTACAGCCTATTCACGCATGCGTTCGGAAACCCGCTCGTGGATGCATATCCTCTGTCGACTACATTAAGTTACGCTACGCCCCTAATATTTACGGGACTGGCCTTCGCCGTCAGCGTCAGGTCAGGGCTCTTCAACATAGGGGTTGAGAGTTCGGTGTATCTCGGCGCTCTCGGGCTCGTGATGACTTCCGGCATGCTTAAGGTTGACTCACCCTTGGTTTTGATTGTAGGTGTCTTAACGAGTTTAGGATTGAGTGTCTCCTTCTCGCTGATCGCCGCGTTCCTGAAGGTGTATAGGGGGGTCCATGAAGTCATAACCACGATAATGATTAACTGGATTGCTTTCTGGTTGGTCGAGTACGTGAGGGTTAACGTGTTTCCTGACCCCAAGGATGCGTCGAAGACTGTTGCAGTGCCTGTCAGCGCGCGCATACCGCTACTCTTCACCGGTACTGAGCTGTCAGCTTCTTTAATTATAGCTATAACTGCTGCTTTAATCACGTACTTCATTCTGTGGTACACGGTGCTGGGGTATGAGTTACGGGCTGTCGGAACCAGCCTAGCCGCCGCTAAATATGCTGGAATGAAGACATCCCAGTTGATGATCATCTCTTTCGTTTTCAGTGCCGTGCTGGGGTCTCTAGCAGGTATAGGTGAGGTTGCGGGCAGGCCGCCGCATTACTCAATAACGACCGGCCTCTCAAATATAGCAGGTCTGGGCTTTGATGGAATAGCGGTCTCTCTGATAGGGCTTAACCACCCGGTGGCGATAATCCTTGCGTCAATGCTGGTGGGTGCGCTGAACGCAGGCGTTAGAGGCATGCAGATAGAGGCTAGGGTGCCCTTCGAGCTGGTTAGGCTGGTTCAAGGTGTGATAGTGATTTCTTTAGCGATGCCTGGGGTGATAAATATCATACGTAAGTACGTAGGCATCCGACGACGCGGTAAGGAGGTGTTGAGTTGA
- a CDS encoding ABC transporter permease, protein MSSVMNVIINLLVSTSYAMTPLTLTAVGEIVAERAGIVNIGLEGMISVSALVSVAVATYTLNPWLGVLAGVGAGALIGLIHGLISAYGKGAQIVSGVGINIFALGFVPYMIIALWGVAGYKQVPEAGRVPRIAGLVSPIFILCVLLAVFTHYLLFRTGFGLKLRALGEEPQAADTLGIHVERLQLIATVYGGALAGLAGAFMSLDWLGTITKEIAAGRGFISLALVVFSNWKPLLALVGGVLFGSSWAVTEWFKILPGVKDVIPVTLINTLPYIVTLAAVAGIIGKAKPPRKSGVPYLRE, encoded by the coding sequence ATGAGTTCCGTCATGAACGTCATAATTAACCTGCTGGTCTCAACTTCTTACGCCATGACGCCCCTGACGCTGACTGCGGTCGGCGAGATAGTTGCTGAGAGAGCGGGGATAGTGAACATAGGTCTTGAGGGAATGATTAGTGTTTCGGCATTGGTTTCTGTGGCGGTCGCGACCTACACCCTCAACCCGTGGTTGGGGGTGTTGGCGGGCGTGGGGGCTGGAGCGTTGATAGGGCTTATCCACGGCCTGATATCAGCGTACGGTAAGGGGGCCCAGATCGTATCGGGTGTTGGGATAAACATATTCGCGCTCGGCTTCGTCCCCTACATGATAATAGCCCTCTGGGGCGTCGCTGGGTACAAGCAGGTCCCCGAGGCCGGCAGGGTGCCTAGGATTGCAGGCTTAGTAAGCCCCATCTTCATCCTGTGTGTGCTGCTCGCAGTATTTACGCACTACTTACTCTTCAGAACTGGTTTTGGGCTTAAGTTGAGGGCTCTGGGTGAGGAGCCTCAGGCAGCTGATACGTTAGGGATTCATGTGGAGAGGCTGCAGTTAATAGCCACCGTATATGGAGGAGCCCTGGCAGGCCTTGCGGGCGCCTTCATGAGTCTAGACTGGTTGGGAACGATAACCAAGGAGATAGCTGCCGGGAGAGGCTTCATATCGCTGGCTCTAGTGGTCTTCAGCAATTGGAAACCGCTTCTAGCTTTGGTTGGGGGTGTGTTGTTCGGATCCTCATGGGCTGTGACTGAATGGTTTAAGATCCTGCCAGGAGTTAAAGACGTTATTCCAGTCACGTTAATAAATACCTTACCCTACATAGTGACGCTCGCGGCGGTGGCCGGCATCATAGGGAAGGCTAAACCGCCCAGAAAGAGCGGCGTTCCGTACCTAAGGGAATAG
- a CDS encoding carbohydrate kinase family protein, giving the protein MPKWDVFLLGDLNVDLVLFVGKLPRPDTDIQVKDIRTLLGGVGYNMSAAMRDLGLNPYLVGSVGNDFLGMKLLEGLRNLMLDVSGVKVVSGVSTGLVVVLVLPDGSRALLSFRGANSHTALSTHDLTSLEDARHAHVSGYMLLNIDGGRAAIEVLRRAGELRISRSVDLEGIAFSNEERLKLIEGLAEHVFMNTEEMKSLTGLNDVVEGARRIRKLLKPETVVVKMGAEGSLALTDSEVLRERAPPVEAVDCTGAGDVFNAGFIYGTLKGLELRKVLRISNALAAYKCGRKGDRRLPAGPEILDALKDLWSDA; this is encoded by the coding sequence ATGCCGAAGTGGGATGTCTTCCTGCTAGGCGACTTGAATGTGGATTTAGTCCTGTTTGTGGGCAAGCTACCCAGACCCGACACAGACATTCAAGTCAAGGACATAAGGACCCTACTGGGGGGCGTTGGATACAATATGAGTGCGGCAATGCGCGATTTAGGACTTAATCCGTACCTAGTTGGAAGTGTCGGTAATGACTTCCTTGGAATGAAGCTTCTGGAAGGGTTGAGGAACCTGATGCTTGACGTTAGCGGGGTGAAGGTGGTGAGCGGGGTGAGCACGGGTCTAGTGGTAGTTTTAGTTCTACCTGACGGGAGCAGAGCACTGCTGAGCTTCAGAGGGGCCAACAGCCATACAGCCCTCTCAACGCATGACCTAACCTCCTTAGAGGACGCTAGGCACGCGCATGTCTCAGGATACATGCTCCTGAACATTGATGGAGGTAGGGCGGCAATAGAGGTTCTCAGGAGGGCTGGCGAGTTACGTATCTCAAGGAGTGTGGACCTGGAAGGGATTGCTTTCAGCAACGAGGAAAGACTAAAGCTCATTGAAGGACTTGCCGAGCACGTCTTCATGAATACGGAGGAGATGAAATCGCTCACAGGTCTTAACGACGTGGTGGAAGGTGCTCGCAGAATACGTAAGTTACTGAAGCCGGAAACCGTCGTGGTTAAGATGGGGGCCGAAGGCTCATTAGCACTAACAGATAGCGAGGTCCTGAGAGAGAGGGCACCACCCGTTGAGGCGGTGGACTGCACCGGTGCGGGCGATGTCTTCAACGCAGGATTCATCTACGGCACTCTAAAGGGATTAGAGTTACGTAAGGTGTTAAGAATCTCCAACGCATTAGCCGCGTATAAGTGTGGTAGGAAGGGTGATAGGAGATTGCCGGCCGGCCCTGAGATTCTTGACGCACTGAAAGACCTCTGGAGCGACGCTTAA
- a CDS encoding chromate transporter, translating into MNMLLDLFLEFLKIGFFMFGGGYGGLALLHKEMVEMRGWLTDEEFVNILGIAESTPGPVAVNMATFIGYRVYGVPGSAIATLGVVLPAYAIILGIVMGLSRYFENPAVKTVLRGINAAVVALILVALIKVGHTVLIRDGLVGPVELSIFIIAFATVMVLKQHPIVAITTSIMLSLMLKYMLGV; encoded by the coding sequence ATGAACATGCTCCTTGATCTGTTTCTGGAGTTTCTTAAGATAGGGTTCTTCATGTTTGGAGGGGGTTACGGTGGCCTAGCCCTCCTTCATAAGGAGATGGTTGAAATGAGGGGCTGGCTGACCGACGAAGAGTTCGTCAACATATTAGGTATTGCTGAGAGCACTCCAGGCCCGGTAGCTGTGAACATGGCTACCTTCATAGGTTATAGGGTCTACGGAGTCCCTGGATCTGCTATAGCAACTCTTGGCGTGGTGCTTCCGGCCTACGCTATTATCCTAGGGATCGTGATGGGCTTATCACGGTACTTCGAAAACCCGGCAGTTAAGACTGTTCTAAGAGGAATAAACGCTGCTGTTGTAGCTCTAATATTAGTAGCCCTCATTAAGGTAGGTCATACCGTGCTTATCCGGGATGGTCTAGTGGGACCCGTAGAGCTTAGCATATTCATCATTGCCTTCGCCACAGTCATGGTTCTCAAGCAACACCCCATCGTAGCCATCACAACCTCAATC